Proteins from a genomic interval of Cheilinus undulatus linkage group 15, ASM1832078v1, whole genome shotgun sequence:
- the c15h2orf49 gene encoding ashwin produces MATSTGQDGKAVSASDVDLILHPELLSQEFMQLVLREKHVSTSQCNSRDHLTELYLRHVIPLPQRTLPNSRWGKKMEKTRGRQTSTSHSSDSSRNDQHRKRPLIVFDGSSSKSGPLKVRKPEGTSVSSGIDRLKPPPSANLSNPIRKLSGNTSSSSSSSSIHRSSDGANLKRDANSSAAIKSPEVKKKIQHVTWP; encoded by the exons ATGGCGACTTCCACAGGACAGGATGGGAAGGCTGTCAGTGCTTCAGATGTGGATCTAATATTGCACCCCGAGCTGTTGTCTCAAGAGTTTATGCAGCTAGTCCTACGTGAG aaacatgtcagtacctcaCAGTGTAACAGTCGGGACCACCTCACAGAGCTCTACCTCCGTCATGTTATCCCGCTGCCGCAGAGGACTTTACCCAACAGCCGCTGGGGCAAAAAGATGGAGAAGACCCGGGGCAGACAGACCTCGACTAGTCACAGTTCAGATAG CTCAAGAAATGACCAACACAGGAAAAGACCTCTGATAGTGTTCGATGGCAGTTCCTCCAAGTCTGGCCCCCTGAAAGTAAGGAAACCAGAAGGAACCTCTGTATCATCTGGAATCGACAGGTTAAAACCGCCCCCGTCTGCAAACCTGTCCAACCCCATCCGCAAGCTATCTGGGAAcacatcttcctcttcatcctcttcatctATTCATCGCAGCTCTGATGGAGCTAATCTTAAACGGGACGCAAACAGCTCG GCTGCCATCAAGTCTCCAGAGGTGAAGAAAAAGATCCAGCATGTAACATGGCCCTGA